atggAACCTTTCATGTTTATAACCTTCAAAAATTAATGTATGAATTTATGATATCTCTCTCTATAATTGTCAACCTTTCACTAATTTAGATGGTTTGATCTGAAGCTATACGTTTATTCAcctatttagtttttaaaatattattaaaaattatttttttagttaatattaaaatttaatttgctTCTTTGCATATTGcatttgtagaaaaaaaataattgtgaaattaAATTGTCTTTCTCCTTTGTTGAAGAGAAGTAAGGCAATCTTTTTATTACGTATTatgattagaaaaatataaaatgcataaGAAATAACTAACAATAGGATAATGAAAAAGTTTGATCTCATAATAGATTGAAActattctttaaaataaaataatattgtagtggaagaaaaaagttaaatagatctattagaAGACTTTTGGGTTCTTTAGAATACGATTCATACAAAAAGTGCTCATAAATAATACTTTATCTATTACattttaatttgtcattttactaaaaataaatgtctcatattagttgatcacttactaaattaggatagaattaatcattttttttttcattttaccccTACAATTAATAGTATATATTAAATGTGAACAATTatccttaattttattttcatttttttaatatgttatagatatgtgacaattaattattaaatagttatGTGTAAATCATTGatgcttttcttttaattattttagatttgatgattttggcttgATTGAATATGTATTAGAACACGATGATAACAAAATGGATTTGATTAACCACAAATTTATAATATCTGAACACTGAAAAGGTTCACATTATACTTTTgggatgaaaaaaatattttttttttgtatattaataTGATACAACATGCGTTTGATATTAATGCATACAATCAAAATATTTCACGATTGAATTTCACAATTTAAGATTCTTGattctttttaatatattaaaatagattaaaacGTATATTTAATAACGTATTTTATGGTCGCGCTAAATTTCCTAACCAAAAGCAATTATTATATCTATTGGTTTACTATCATTAATTTTGGCAAATTAAAGTTTCCTATCACATAAAAAGTTGCCGTATGAGCAATATATTAAAACCATAGTACAAATTATTTATAAGTCAAAAATTGAAtctgttttaatttatgaattacgattttttttttctatgttaAAACTCCTATAAAACAAGttataattttaaattcttcATGATAAAACAACTATAacaaccaaaaagaaaaagaagatcaaGTGAGACACATAATATATTTgagatataatattatttatatatcatttaaatagatataacatttattttaacGTCAAACTTTTTTAATAATGTAGttcttatttatataatttaattgactGACTTAAGACACACGTAtacctataatctataatttataatctataatccatgtcaatatctataatctatatatataatctacaatctatctatatttatttatatttatgatatattaaaagtgtgaagaaacTTAGAAAAGTTGTTTGAACtgtttgccctttattaaaagtctccgctttaaacaaaatcgtcaTCTTTTCTTCAATTATAGGTGTCCTCTTTTGATAATGAaagagtatattttttaaagaaatgacGATCATAGTGTCCTCTTTTTTGATTAAAACcgttgttatttttttaaaaattgtcatTTCACTCTTTCCTTTCATTATTATGACTTTAATAAGTATAGTTTTTTAAAGAGATTATCATCATAGGTGTCCTCTTTTGGTTATGATCgttgctattttttttaaaaaatttcatggtACATGCCTTCTTTTGCTTAAGATTGTTGCTCTTTTGGTTAGGATTGTTGCTATTTTTGGCAAAGTAAAGTAATatgactataaaaaatatattagaaaagaaATCACCATTGTAGGAGTCTCTTTTAGTTGGGACTGTTGTTATTTTTAACACACGATAATGTATAGTTAGGGTGTTAATTACAATTTGGCAGAATTGtaattagaaaaagataaaatgaataCTCAATGCTTTTATTTGATTGGAACATAGAAAGGCAGGTCAATTTTACTTCTAAGTATTAATTTTCCAAAATAGGTCTGACGTTTCCTCTTTACAACCACACTATTTATTAGGGTATTTCTGTTATTACTGGAAAAAGAAAGACCTATTAGAAAAGCTGTTCCACTTCCCTCTTCAAAAGTCGATTGTGAGGTACAATCTGTGTTCCTTTCCCTCTGATCATACAACTCCAGCTGAGGAAATTGTAACAAAGGAAAGCTAAAGAagagatttttctttcttttcaaaatgggTCTTCTCAGATTGACGCTTCACTTGATGGATTTCCTAGCTTGGTAAATTAATTTCGTTTATTCAGTATGTTGTTTGGCTAAAGATGAAAATTTAGTGAAGAAGAAGGCTAAATTTAGCAAGTCTTTAGCTTTGAATCTTCCGAATTCCTACTTTTCTAAAACATTATTCGTATTTTCATGATTCTACGTATTTTGCATGTATTCATACTGGTCTTGTTTTCCTGATCTACCATATTTGCAGGCCTGCACTAGCTCTGGGCTATCCTCTGTAAGTGTGAGAAATCTCCCTTACTCCATACTCATTATCTAtataacttcttcttcttctttttttttttttatcttttcaagcCTAGTTTGCACATTAACCAAGGAGTATATACAAAGTTGTTTTATACGTTTGGCATATGTGTAATATTTATGCCAAGGGTATTCAATTGAAACCCCTTCGCTAAATGGCATAACAAAATTTCAAATGTTGAATGATTTCATTTCCAACTTGCTTGGTTACTGGTGACGTTTACCAATTCTTTTGTTGAACCAACGGCAGATGTGCATCAATACGAGCGATTGAGACTGGCTCCAAGTATCACATGAGGAAGCTAGTCACATATTGGACCAtcttttcctttatttctctCTTTGAGCACCTATTTGAGAAACTTATTCAATGGTAATGTGCTGTGGTAATCTTATTTAGCTGCATATATTATAATTTGTAACCTTTACTTTACGTCTATTCCTTTCATAATCATCTTTAAATCATATGGAAATAAATTGGAACTCTTTGACTTACACTTAGACTATTAACTAGATTAACTTCAGTAAGACATTACtcctccatttcataataaatgaattgttggattttggcacacagattaaggaaaaagcattaaagacataaatttaacacaactttccatttttacccctaaaaaaagaaaaagttgaccttgtaatacctttgtaattggttgtcaaatcataagggtaaatttgaaaaaacattcaatgattcacttattttgaaacaccaataaataccccaacaattcacttattctgaaacggagggagtaataattaATGAACTTATGCTATCGTCTATTTTTTGGCCTCACCTTCTAGGCAGTTATCTACTTGATACTAAATCCAACGGAACGAGTATAAGCTTCATATGCAAATTCTCAAGCTTGTTACTGACATTGTGTCTGGATGCATCCCCTTATATTAACTCATTGAATTTTGACATAATCTTTTTCAAGTGAACGTCAAAtttttataacaacaacaacaacaacaaacccagtgtattcccacaaaaatTTTTATAACACCCTTATATAAGTTACTCACTTTGTGGGAGTATACTGGATATGTAGTTGTACTTATATAAGTTACTCGTCTATGTTGGTAGTTATAAGTCTGTTCTAGTGATCTTGCTTGTATTTCTTAAATTCTCTTGCTGAGAAGTTGAGGATTCAAGAGCTAGAGAGTTTCTAGAAGCAATGGGTAAAATTGTGTAGTATACATGGTTGGACATGAGAAACTACTCCTCCTGCATATACTAATGACTTTTCATTTACTTTGGCAGGATTCCTCTGTGGCCACATATAAAATTAATAACCATATGTTGGTTGGCGATACCACAGTTTAATGGCGCATGTTATCTTTATCAAATTCTTATTCATCCATATTTTCTGGTTAAATGGCACGATAGTATCAGTCAGTTTAATAGTTCTTGTTATGTTTATCTACGCCTTTTATGTTTGTGCTTGTCTGTCAACCTTCAAACTGTCACTGACTGGTTTAACAAGCCAATGGAGGATCCATCTCTCAAGAATGAAACATTTCTGGCTGTGGCAGAGAGGCATCTTGCAGAAAATGGATCTGATGCTCTGGAGAAACTTATTGCAAACAAGGTACGTCAGACATTACTTCAGCAAGGACAAGCCAGTTCATTACTGAATTAGAGATAAATTTGTTTGTACATCAGTTAGTTATATAGAAGTTGAGACTGCTATCCATTTCTGTAGCCAAAAGTTAGACTGTCGTCTGCCACCATTAATGTAAAATATGATTACAATTTCCTCTGGATTTTATAGCAATGTCAGGCTTCAGTATTGATTTTTTATCGACAAGCATTATCAGTGTTATTATCATGATGTCCTGTGTGCAGTCTAAGGATTTTAGATCGAATCATCATACAGAAGAGATCAAGCCTACTGATACTAGTGATGAAGCTGGAAGGCTTACCCTCAACCAGGTACCTAACCCGTTGTTCCTAGCTCCTTGTACTGTATGAAACAATTTTTAACTTCTTTTGCTGCCGCTTTATTGGCATTTTCACCCATAATGATTTGAAAAGTTGCATCAGCAGTTGAGTACAAGCTAGATGGTTTGCTTGCATATATGATATCATGCACCAATTTTTGAGATTTGCTTATTTCCAGCAAATTTGGGGATGCTTTGTGATGCTGTGTACCTTCCAACCCTTAAAAGTGTTGTATGTGCATGAGGAATAGGTTACTCTAGTAACATTATGCAATCATCAGTTTTCTCTAACAAAACATCGAGTCTGAGTTTTCCTTTTGTTAATAACAGAACTAATTACTTGTGTTCTTTTGTAGTGAACATCTTTTTTTCTGTTCACATGCTTTTATTCCTTAAAATCccataaataacaatcatagtACCCCTAATCAGACGGAATGTGTTGTGAGTGGTCCTGTTTGGGAAGATATCACAGTGATGGAGCATATGGCAAAACATGAAGCCGCAGAATCCAAACAGGTTATATATCTTAATCCTTGAATTTCCATTGTTACTTTGTTTGGAATATTATGTATTCACAAGTATACTTCTAGATGCCATGATAGATGAAATATTGAACAGGCTGCTAATTTATGATTGACGACAAGAGGAGAGCTTGACCTGCTTATGAAGCATactgtatattgaaaaaaaaaataggctcATCGATCAAGCCAAATGTGCCAGATGGCATATGATAATGCACACTGAATCAAGTGCATTATCATTAAGACCAAGAGGAAACCTCCTTTATGCTGAAAAGTAGCCTAACgaccttttattattattatttttcttttgcctAACAACCTGAAAGTTAAACTGGTGCATTTTGTAAAATTAATCCTCTTTTGAAGTTTGCATTAGATATATATATTAGTATGGCCTCAAACCTCTGTTTCTCCTGTAAGCATTTGAAGCCATTAGAAAAGGGAGAGAATTAATGctcttaaaaaattttaaacataaataCCACCTTTATTCTAGCCTAGGTTTTGTGTTTCTATATTCAAGAGAAAGTAATCTGTATGCCTACAGTTAAGATGTCTTCGGAACTGCAGGTAAAAAGAGTGAAGGAAAATCCTATTCAGATTGAGAGGAAAACGGCAGGAGTGCAAGTCATGGAAATGGTAGTTTCAGCAGATGCTGAAGAGATTAAACTTCCAGAGATTACTTTCTCAAAGAAAGTTCAGACAGAGTGGACTTGTGCAGTATGCCAAATGAAAACCACCTCCGAGCAAAACTTGAAATCCCATCTTAACGGAAGTAAACATAAAGCAAAGTGTGAAGGACTGAAAGCTTGCAAGCAGACTCCCAAAAGTGAAGGAAGCTCACCTGTTACAAAATCAAATCAGCATAATCAGCAAGTAAAACATGCAGCCGTAGCACGATCAGAACACAGTGCTAATGAGGCAGCTGAACCCAAACAGGTTATTATTTTTAAACCCTAGAACTTTCTTGGACATCTTTTTGATATTATGCCTTCACAAGTATTGATGAGGATGCAATTATTGAGAAAACGATAGATGAAGATCTTATGTAATTGATTGATTAAAAGAGGAGAGCTAGATGTTTCCATGAATATAGCTAATTAGCTGCTAGTGATACTCTTGGTGGTCAAGTTAATAGAAGTGCAGGATGAGGCTTATTTGTATACGAAGAGTCGAAGACAAAAGATTAGGCTGATCAGTCAAGCTACAGGTGGAGGATGGGAactgatatttgataatgcacaCTGAGATCAAGTACGCTATCACTTAAACTTGAGAAGAAACTCTGTATATGCTGAAACAATCACGGAGTAACCTGAAAGTTAAAACTGGTGCATTTTTCGAATCTCAGTTCTGCTGTGAACATTTGAGACCACCAAAAGAGGGAGAGGACTGAAGCTCTTAATTTattggaatttattttttatagtctaAGTAAAAGTAGTCTGTATGCCAGTGATTAAAATATCATCTGTGGAACTGCAGcttaaaagtgtgaaggaaaatCTAATCCAGATTGGGAAGAAACCAACAGCTATGCAGATAAAGGGAACAGCACTTCCAGTGGATGCCGAGGAGATTAAACTCCCAGAAACCAATTCTGTAAAGAATGTTCAGACAGAGTGGACTTGTGTGGTATGTCAAGTGATAACCACCTCAGAGCATGACTTGAAGTGCCATCTTCTAGGAAGGAGACATAGGGAAAGGTGTGAAGAGCTGAAAACTTGCAAGCAAATGGCCAGAACTGAAAGAAACCCACCTTTTGCTTCAAATATGCCAGACAAGCTTAAGCAGGAACaagtaaaacatgcacttgcaGCACAAAAAAAGAACACTCGTAAAAAACCTAAAGAAAAGGTCCAACTAGGAGCTACTACTGGTCAACATCAAAGCCAGATGCAAGTGAAGAATGCTGGTGGTGCTACTCATAATTCTAAGCTGTGGTGTAGTTTTTGTGATGTTTGGTGCCCTGACAAGATTGCTATGGCTGCACATCTTAACGGTAGGAAGCACTTGGCAAAACTTCAAGAAGAATCAGTTTTACTGGTGGAACATGGGTTTTGAATTATGCAAATATGCAATTTTATCAGGGTATTTGAAGGTGTTTGCTCCAATTTAGGGATGTGTTGTTGAGGcaactttttttaattatcaatACTGAAATTTAGTTGCTTAATCACTGGGAAGGACAAAGGGGAAAATTTATGTCAGACAAATGAGACTTGTGTATTGTCAGTTGGTATGAGGAATCAGAGCTTCTAATTTTAACTTGGCTTTTTGTTTTTTCATGTCTGTTTTTTATGGTTGTTCTTTTGGCTAATTTTACCAGATATAGAGGTTTTGCATTAAATATGGACTCTATTTAGAGTACAAAATGAAGAGCTAAACGTGAATGCACAACATCAACAAACCACCCGATAAACGTAcatgaacaacaacaaacaataacaacaacaaatccagtgtattcccacaaagtggggtttagGGAGGATtaaatgtacgcagttcataccgctaTTTTTGAAGAAgtagaggttgtttccgatagacccctgactcaagataaaaaatagtaaacaagagcgtaatgaaacatgaagcaAGATgtatgacataacataaataaggaataagaCATAATACAATATAAGTCagagcaatacgaaataagataaataagcgcaATATAAAATACGAGATAAGAAAAGGATATCTGGAATAGGACAACCACCTAGTAAtaacatacactcacagaccaaagtTTTTGTTGTAATGAATCCTTGTAAACTGAAGTGGAAACAAGCACCTGAGCAAGAAATGTAATTGTACTTCAAAGTTCAAATGCTCAGTTGTTTGcaaaatttgaataatatttgaaatatcatatgattccaaatatttttttagtttgtctACCCTAAATTTTGCCAAGttaaccatttaaactattttttctaTCAAATAACTTCAGCTTACATTTTTCTAGGACAAACTTAAAATACGGGGAATGGGATATGCTGTGCGTTCTCTCTTTCCACGAGCCTTTTCAACCTAAAGTAGGGGTAGTCCTGGACCATGATACAATATTGAAAATTTTGGTTCGATAATCTcgattttaagaatataatattattatcgtatcattatttgaaaatttttaagttcaattttgattttcTACATAGGGTAAGTCGATAATCATAGTTTGTTTGAATTCGACCTACATATACTGTTATAATAGAGAAATATGTCTTAGCTTTACAAGAAACTTCTCAATTATAACATAGCAAAACCTTacacatacaaaaatatttaaaagaaagtaaaaacacttattttctttaattgattatacaaaaaaaaagaaaaagacattccAATCGGTCCCACCGTGGGTGCCTTTGTATGTTATTACGGTTAAGCTAGaaaatccaggctaaagtttttaaagtgcatgttaagccttgttccctatcccggcatgtgaagtatatatgtatatgcatttgtttatgtgcattggttttgaatgattttgaattgttgatcatgacattttatccttatccctgagttacatgctagcgttcaccctgctaaccatctttgaatgttgtatccccacataatGTAGGAACTGGTTAttcttctacttctcctgcttagtgattaggATTTTGGTATTAGCTTGTGAaatgacattgaagtggtgagcttccatacatcaaaagtctatatttcatgaaggtctcttatgtcttagactatttaGACTTGTTTAGCTATAGTCGGGgccatgtcccgacactttattgatttttagttttggtaGACGATTTCTTTGAACTACTGTGGATATTGGGTAGTGTCGATCGATTGTTTGGATGGTCATTGATCGTCGGTTATGGACTTTTTTCGAATTTCCTTAAGCTTGTTGCATGttatcttgttatgtgtttgaaattcatctgacattaAGGAATGTTATgattggtttggttaggtgcagggggtgatcttCGGTTCACGCGAGACTTCAGATACCTGTCATGATCAAGCattagtttgggtcgtgataggTTAATAACCACCTGGGATGCCTTAACCAATCTTAGGTCTCCTATGATTACCTCTATGCTCGGTTTGGGCCCCAgataattttgatttcttttgggatgaattttatacAACTTAGAAGAATTGGGAGAAACGTCATCATGAAGTCTTCACCTTTGCTTTGTTAGGTACCTTAGTATTCCCATTAAATGAAAGGTGTGTCAATATCCATCTACAATCAGTGGTGATGGCCTTATTCAAGAAAGGGCAAGATGTTACAATTGTACCTGTTATCTTAGAAGAAGTATATAAGGCTATGACTGAAGTAAAATAGGATGCGATTTTTCCAGAGAAGTAACCTAGTATTGCAACTATGGATGATGAATCATTTGCACACTCCTTCTTTGATTAAATTGGATGTGGTTGACCATTGTTTTCCCAATCGAGTGGAAGCCATGGAACAGAGAATGCACTTTGATAAATTCTCATTGCCTGTAGGAGTCAATGCGTGGATTGAATTTCTCAAATCAAGAACTCTTGACAACATCCTTTGAACCTATCTGTGGCTCCATCTGAAAGAAAAATCTTGGTTAGATGTCGCATGCAACTTCTTCTAGTTTTAATAGGGCTCAACTATACTAGACCATACACCCCGAGTAGGGTGATGCACCAATTGGGTAGATTGCAAGGTGTTCCACCAATAATGGATCTTCAAAAAGATATCGAGTACTttaaggaccaagccttaggtgagagaaAATATGAGCAGTTTTGGTGTAACGCAACAAAGATAGGTGTAGATGCTCTCATAGAAGGTTTGAATAATCTGGGGTATACTTAGAGATATGAGATTTGGCTACAATCCATACCTTAAGGTATCAGTAGGCCATTACCGGCACAACTTAGAGGGAGGATACGGGAAATAACTATAGTTGATGACAATCAAGATGAAGATGCGAGGGATAAAATTGCGTTATTGAGAGTTTGGTTATCAAGTTTGGTTACAACTGTGGAAGAGTACCAAAAAAATCTTTTTAGGTGTACTCTATAAGAGGCAAGGACACACGCTAGAGGATTCTTTCCGAATATTAAAGTCTCGTTACAGGATATGTTACAAAGTTTGAGTTCAAGTGGGAGAGCGAGAACTTCACAGCCAGGTCCTTCACAAATAGGTCTATCACAGCTGGGGTCATCACGTGGAAAACAGTTTGAAGGGGCGTTTCTTATCTTTTGCTTGGTTAGAGTCCTTTGTTTTTTGTCGTTCTTATGTCTTTGTAGGTTGGTAGTAAGTTTGTTTTAGTATTGAAGTTGTCATTATTAATGTTACACACGTTGGTCCATTACAACCGGGGTCATCACATGACATAGCAGTTTGAAGGGCATTTTCTATACCTTCACAGACAGGTCCATCTTAGCTGGGGTCATCACATGGCACAACAGTTTGAAGGGGCATTTCCTATCTTTTGCTTGGTTCGAGTCCTTTGTTTTTTTCGTCGTTGTTATGTCTTTGTAGGTTGGTATTAAGTTTGTTTTACTATTGAAGTTGTCATTATTGATGTTACACACGTTGTTTTGCCAGTCTAGAGTGTTGTTTGGTTTTTATGTGATTGTTATCAAAGTTGTTTTAGTCTTGGGGTCTGTTTTGGTTATTTCttctatgaaaaaaaaatctctctAGTTATGTTTCGTTGGTCTTTCTTTTTGCTTGTTCTTTGTTcttaagttttgatttttttaaaaaaaatcttttgtttCTGTGGTATTTATGCATAATTCTCTAACTACGCAAGATTTGATTCATGtgcaacatgatacgtaggcaacccaaTGGTAGGTTCgatctaattatttttttctttcatttccttctcaattttcttcttttgaatAAAGTAAAAGCCAGGAAGAATgataaaaagagtaaaataatgAGATAAGAAACAAAATGAAGAGTGAGGGaagaaaaaagaagggaaaaagattgatgaaaagaaaaaagatagaggGCGAAAAATAGAGAAGAGCGAAGTGCAAGTGGGGTATAAGAGGCAGGATTGGGATGATGTCAATAACAGTGTTACCATCAAAACCATGTAGAAATGCGAATAAAACTAGGTGCTTAGCATACAATGTGATTACCATATCTTTTGTGTGACCTAACCCAACAAGTCTTGTCTTTGATAAGAACGTTCTTTCAGATAAAAGTGTTTGGTTTGTGAAACTCTGTCtagtcatccttatttcaccAGGTCTAAAGCAAAGCTTGTTATGGCTAACAAAGAGGCAGAAACATCTCTCAATGACCTAATTTAGAGTCCCAGGGAAGGGGGTTCGGACCTGAATAAAGAGATAATGAGGCTCAAACAACAATTAGAAGAAATGCACTGAGCATGGGCTAGTGGCATGCCCCCCTTCATTCCCTACTGATGATCTCAAAAATACTTCCAATTACTTGTCACTTTCTCAGGCGTAGTTTTTTGTTACAACTGATACACCACAGCATgcaccaggattcactccgcaTCAATTCCATCCCAGTACTTCTAATGTGCTATTTGCAGTTCCTCAACAAAGGCCTACCGCCCATCCAACGTCGCCCACTGACCCTATGTTCTTGACTCCACCACCTCCTGAATCTCCTACTTTGGTTGTTCTTCCAACAATCATACTCCGTCAATCTGCTAGTGAATCGATGTCTAGGATTCCTGATGATCAGCATTACGCTCTGGAGTTTACCTCTAAGTTGAATAATCTGTACTATTACAATCAGCCTCATGCATTTCCTTTTGATCCAGAGAAGCCCGTCGTGATAGAAGAATAGGAATACGTGGCATAAAAATTGAAGAGTAGGGAATAGGCCATCAAAAACTTGAAGGGACTCAAGATTTATACATGTTCCAAAGTATTAATCTCCCTCTTGGTTTTAAGATGTCAATGTTTGAGAAATACGATGGGCACGGGGATTCAGTGGCACATTTGAGGCGTTATTGTAACCAACTAAAGGGCACCGGAGGGAAGAAAGAATTTCTCATGGCTTATTTCGGAGAAAGTCTATCAAGTCTAGCTTCTGATAGGATTGTTGATCAAGACATCGATAAGTGGCACAATTGGGATAATCTGGCTAATGAATTCGTGCAATAATtccaatacaatatggagttaaTTCCCAATGAGAAATCCCTAaataacatgaagaaaaagagtactgaaaGTTTTAGGGAGTATGTAATAAGAGCTTTGCTGCATTGGATTGGGTAATGCGCTAATTCCAATACAAGATAGCGTGAGCAGGACACTAGGGTGAAATTGCTAATGAAAGAGAGTAAAATGGTAAAGGTTTTACTCTAGTCACAAGATGAAACCTATTTTCAACACTTGTGCTTTCGGTAATGGGTAAACCGTTTGTTGAAGTAATCAaaatgggagaaatgatagaAGATGGAATTAGGACCGAGCAAATAGTGAGATTTGCTGCATTAAAGGTTGCTACGTAAGAAATTAAAAGTGGTTTAGGGACTTTCGGAGGAAAGAATAAAAAGGAAGAGGTAGTTACTATTGTAGCTGGTCCACCTGTATATCCAAAAAGACCATCTCGTTATTACCCTACACTTCAAGCCCAAGTCTATCCCCAAGCTCCATATAATCACTTCCAAttttactaccctccacaaaacccattATACTCCATTTCACCACCTCCATACCTAGTATATAACGTACAATCAAATGTTTAAACCTCTTCTTACCCATAATGGCGTGTgccaactcatcaaaatcatcctccGGCTCCAAACTTACCAAAACCTTTCTAAATACAATTTCGACCTAGGCCTGAGTAGAATAAAGAAAAGTCAGTTAAGAATAATTTTATATCTATGAGGGAGTCATACACTAGTTTGTTTCAGAGACTGAGAGCATTGTGTCTTGAGCCCAATTTAAGGAAAACTCTTAAATTTACCTCCACGAAATCTTAATTATTGTCTGATATGTGAGTATTGTTTTGATATACCGGGGCATAATATAGAGAAGTGATAGTATTTAAAGAAAGCAATTCAGGATATGATTGACACAAATCAAATTATGGCGCAAGCCCCAAAGGTtccaaacatcaataaaaatccacTATGGGTCCATGTTGAAATGAATATATtggaattgat
The Capsicum annuum cultivar UCD-10X-F1 chromosome 6, UCD10Xv1.1, whole genome shotgun sequence DNA segment above includes these coding regions:
- the LOC107873018 gene encoding uncharacterized protein LOC107873018 isoform X1; protein product: MGLLRLTLHLMDFLAWPALALGYPLCASIRAIETGSKYHMRKLVTYWTIFSFISLFEHLFEKLIQWIPLWPHIKLITICWLAIPQFNGACYLYQILIHPYFLVKWHDSISQFNSSCYVYLRLLCLCLSVNLQTVTDWFNKPMEDPSLKNETFLAVAERHLAENGSDALEKLIANKSKDFRSNHHTEEIKPTDTSDEAGRLTLNQTECVVSGPVWEDITVMEHMAKHEAAESKQVKRVKENPIQIERKTAGVQVMEMVVSADAEEIKLPEITFSKKVQTEWTCAVCQMKTTSEQNLKSHLNGSKHKAKCEGLKACKQTPKSEGSSPVTKSNQHNQQVKHAAVARSEHSANEAAEPKQLKSVKENLIQIGKKPTAMQIKGTALPVDAEEIKLPETNSVKNVQTEWTCVVCQVITTSEHDLKCHLLGRRHRERCEELKTCKQMARTERNPPFASNMPDKLKQEQVKHALAAQKKNTRKKPKEKVQLGATTGQHQSQMQVKNAGGATHNSKLWCSFCDVWCPDKIAMAAHLNGRKHLAKLQEESVLLVEHGF
- the LOC107873018 gene encoding uncharacterized protein LOC107873018 isoform X2 — protein: MRKLVTYWTIFSFISLFEHLFEKLIQWIPLWPHIKLITICWLAIPQFNGACYLYQILIHPYFLVKWHDSISQFNSSCYVYLRLLCLCLSVNLQTVTDWFNKPMEDPSLKNETFLAVAERHLAENGSDALEKLIANKSKDFRSNHHTEEIKPTDTSDEAGRLTLNQTECVVSGPVWEDITVMEHMAKHEAAESKQVKRVKENPIQIERKTAGVQVMEMVVSADAEEIKLPEITFSKKVQTEWTCAVCQMKTTSEQNLKSHLNGSKHKAKCEGLKACKQTPKSEGSSPVTKSNQHNQQVKHAAVARSEHSANEAAEPKQLKSVKENLIQIGKKPTAMQIKGTALPVDAEEIKLPETNSVKNVQTEWTCVVCQVITTSEHDLKCHLLGRRHRERCEELKTCKQMARTERNPPFASNMPDKLKQEQVKHALAAQKKNTRKKPKEKVQLGATTGQHQSQMQVKNAGGATHNSKLWCSFCDVWCPDKIAMAAHLNGRKHLAKLQEESVLLVEHGF